The genomic stretch agtggtcaaaaagaaatcttgaaattaatttatattctgtgtttgagtctcaggtctaAACACAGGTTAGGAGGAAGTTgtagtaattatggagaccaactgagattagtgtgagacaaccagcacagccacaggttacttgcttgtccttgggtttactgaggctcagtCCGTTCGTCTGTGAGCTGGTCTGACTGCAGTCTGCCAGCGGGTTTCTAGGAGAGAGTAGGCGTTCCCTGGAGTCTTGGGCTTTGGGCTTGggagaatgtctttgtttctcctctgctgggcaATAAGAGCAGTCTCTACTTCATGGTTCTTCTGTGTGGTGCTCTCTTTCTgagtctttctcctcagagtgAAAAGATCCTGAGAGTCTGAAACTCTCTTAACTTTTTCTGAATttgtctggaactctgtccatttctgttctcttcaggGTGTTCAGCTCCCCAGAGTTCAGTTCCAAGTGTTCATTCTCTCAGAGCTCttctaagatgggaacaataatttctttttctacccagcaaagttcaaacataTGACAAACTTAGCAACTAACCAGTCAATAGTTCATCAACaccataaatgaaaatcaataaaacgTCACAGTTATAGATTAACTACAATCGTGAATAACAGATCAACAATAGCACCACTTCTATATGACAATgtagtctgacaatgatgctctgTAGAAGTCTGATCACACATTACATATTTAGCAGGAATATAAGGACAGGATATGAAGACCGGTTCATAAGTCACTGTATGGTTTTCAGATCCTTTCTCAAAGGGAGTAATCCtaaggtatttatggcaggaGGTGAGCAGGGGGAGTCTGTTTGTTAAGAGGGGTTCTCTTTGTGAGGGCCGTTggcctgctctttgtcaaaaaggGAGATTTGACATTGCAGTACTTGTACCATCCCCGGTTGTTTATCTTAGTGGGTCAcagagtttcatagtcataaacTGTCAgaggatatcactcctgcctcactcAGGAATGTGAccttattctgctgctttaaatcCGCTACAGCTTCATgaagagagaagagtgaaatTTTTACCTAGTcagcattaacattaacagcCAGCATTCAAGGTGTCACATGGAGGTGCAAAATATTAGGAACCCCATTGCGTTTCCACATGCAGCTGCTGTGAAGTGTAGTTTCACGTCGCGACCTGTAGGAGGCAACAGCGCTTCGCTGCAACTCCGctactgcagaagaagaaacccGGAAGTGTGCACAGCCGCCGACCCGCTCAGGTGATTTTTCTGGGTCCTGAGATTTCAGCAGGTGAGTTTTGGTGCTTAAGGTTACTGCGTTTAGGGGCCGCTGGCTCCTTTGGTCCACAGGAAGTGACCCTTCCTTCACGTTAAACCTCCGTCTAGAGTTTAGCAGCGTTAGCTTTCCGGGTTCGACATCACCAGACTCCGTTCACAAATCTGCTGATTTAAGCTTCTTAGTTTCTAAAAATTACAGCCTGGTTTCTCTGAATATCTGTTAGGGGGGGTTCTACAGACAGAGTTTACAGCCTGGTTTCTCTGGCTAAATATCTGAGGGTTGGACATTGAGCTTGTTGAGCAGGGGCCTCAGAATATGCCAcgactgtttttgtttatttctctggTTCAGATTTAAATCAGTGACTGAAGAAATGGGCAattgatggatgatggatgttctttaaacaataaatgtaaagaaagaaaaatggagaaCTTTATCAGACTAATTAAAAACAGATCTATAAAAGTATTGATCACAGTAATAATCAGCCACAGCTTGGAGCAGTGATCCTGTAGTGATCATGAcattatgaatgaatgaaatgtccTGCAGCATTCTGTCACAGATAGCTATTACAGATTTATTCTCTGCCTCAGGCACGTTTTTATGACTGAGCTCTGTGTATCATGTGACTCTGGTCGTCAATAACAAACTCAGACACACGAACTGTTCGCTTGTTTAATCTGTGGATGACAGTCCTGTCATTTTACTCCGAAAAATCACTTTACTCTGAAAAATCATTTTGGCTGAATCTCCATCCATGTTTCCTTCACTTGTGTCTTTTCCTTGCGTCCTAGTCCTGCCCACATAGGATGCAAGGAAAGGAAGCAAGGTCAGAGGAGCcaggaaacatgttttgagACGTGAGGCGTCCCTTCCTCCGATTCATAATTGAAGTGTCCAATCACAACCTGAGTTTTTGTGTCACCTGTAACGTTGCCTCCTCGCTCCTCAGAGCTTAGGAACGTCGTACATCGTGGGGGGCTGAGGAGTGGTAAAATACAGGAAATGGGATTCGCCCTCTGATGTTTCTTTTCCCCTTATAAACAGCTGCTCCTCCAACATGGCCGACCTCTGGCAGAACGCCATGGACCACGCTGTCGCCATCGCACGCAAGGCAGGAGAGGTCAGTTAcgctgtgtgttcagtgtgttacACTGTTGAGTGCACACTGTTACTCTGATGATCGACTTCTGTTCTATTGATCTATGTATTGACCAGGTTGCATGTACTCTGTATGGATCAGGTGGTGCGGGAGGCTCTGGGCGACGACAGGAAGGTGACGTTGAAGAGTTCCTCTGTCGACCTGGTGACACAAACTGACCAGCAGGTGGAGAAGCTCATCATCCAGTCAGTGAAGGACAAATTTCCCACACACAGGTAGGATGGTCCACCTCcctcactgtttgttttgtattgattattgatcagtTTCACAGATCAATACGGTTCCTGAGGCAAAGACTGTGGGGAAGCAAGCAAAcgaaaaataaaactgacacaaaacatgaaGTGGCAAATTTTCatgtcaataaaacaataaataatacagatCATAAATCAAAACACCGTTATTGTCCCTCTTAATATAAAACGTTGCTACAACTGAACCATCAGTTTTCCTGggtttctgttttactgtgtgtgtgttcaggttcaTAGGGGAGGAGTCAGTGGCTGCAGGTGAAGCTTGTGACCTCACAGACAGTCCCACCTGGATCATTGACCCTATTGATGGAACGACCAACTTTGTACATGcgttagtctttttttttaatgtcagtaaAACACTCCGTATAGAAATAAACCTGTCCGCACTATTATCAGGTTTTTATAATAAATGCACACTTTTAAACTTTGATCCATTAATTCTCTTTGACAGATTTCCATTTGTCGCTGTTTCTATCGGATTCTCTGTCAACAAACAGGTCAGTCTTCAGTTCACTGACTCAACGAATATAAACTGTATTTCATACATGTGTCTATAAAACACTCCCAAAAATGAATAATGACGTGTTTGACAAACTCCCAACAGCCTTTTCCTCaatgtctcctgtctccttcAGATGGAGTTCGGTGTGGTCTACAGCTGCCTCGAGGATAAGATGTTCACAGCACGCAGGGGCAAGGGAGCGTTCTGTAACGGAGAGCCACTGCAGGTGTCTAATCAGAAAGGTGAGTTATCGAcaactaaaaatatttcaaacaaaaattcaGTTCAATATTATAACTAGTCaatgaatcatttcatttaaaaccagAGTTTCTGTCATTGGCCACTCACTTGTTCTTCCACTGAGACTTTCTAAGTAACTGAATATCAAGTAGAGGACAGAgtctgtttaaatgtaaatgagcGCAACAGGATCTGATGTCATGTTCTTATCTCATAAGAAACAAGagtctgacttttttttttttctgtggcagACATCGAACAGTCAATCATTGCCACAGAGTTTGGATCCAGCAGAGACCCTGATACTGTAGACAAAATCTTCTCCAGTCTGAGAAACATCCTTTGTATCCCCGTACATGGGTAATGGTACTAAAACTGCCATAATCAGCATGTACTTCATGATGACAGTACTGTCAGCAGCATGTGTGTTGTTCCCAGGGTGCGCAGTGCAGGATCTGCAGCAATCAACATGTGTCTTGTGGCATCTGGTTGTGTTGACGCATATTATGAGATTGGGATCCATGTCTGGGACATCGCTGCTGGTGCGCTGATTGTCTCTGAAGCTGGAGGAGTCCTGATGGATGTGGAGGGTAAACATGGTCAAACAGCAGCTCGCTGTCGGTCACAATATTTCAGCAGTTTACAGActctgtctgtgttcaggtgGCGGGGTGGACCTGTTGTCCCGGAGGATCATCGCTGCCAACAGCAGAACTATTGCTGAGAGGGTCGTCAAAGAGATTGACGCCTTCAGTCCCCCGAGAGATGATCTTCCGCCATCAAAAGTCTGAAAAGCTGCGATGCATTCTGGGTTACAAAAGCAGCTTTTATGGTCAGTGTGAAGCCGAAGCTGGTTGGCCTCCTTACtgaaatgcaaattaattttGCAATTGGCATTTCAATAAGCAAAGTAGTAACTGAATCCTaaattcactttgaattattgtgattaaaattttaaatcaaagtaAAATAGTTGCTTTTAATATTCCCGTGGTTTTAGCTTATTTAACTTTCCATAATAAATGTCCATTTCAGTGAAGAGGCCAAACTTCCAcagatgtttaatttaattttaaaacctTTATGATAAATAAAGCttgtcagaaaaacatctgggtttGTCTTATGTCACATCTAATATTCCTCTACCTATGAGCTGCAAAATTAGGGAAATGGCTCCCAGGATCGTTTTAGTCGTTTATTGATcgtttttttcagttcattgaTTAGTCCGACTATATCAGCTGCAGGGACCGTGGCGGTCACTAGGCGGCGTTGCAGTCTGCAGGACCGGGACGGATGACCTGTGTGTTTCCGGTTCCGGcgttttgttgttgtggttctCCGGGAACAGGTCACAGGGTCTcatcttatttgtttttatccGTTCATATGTACCGAGCTCCGGTCAGATCTCAGCGGAGTCCCGGAGCTCCGCGGCCGGCTGGAAGGTTTCCTTCCCCGGCCTCCTGCTGGGGTTTTTCCGGAGCTCGCTCCCCGTACGGAGGGTCCGGACAACGCGGCGGTTCTCCCCGAGGCTGCCCCGCTTACTCTCCGGGTTCCCCGCTCGCTTCCCCGTGTGCTAACCGAGGCTACAGGGACCGTTCTCCGGCTGGGTTCGGGAACGGGTCCCGGGGTTTCGGAGGAAACACGTGGCGCAGAGGGAACGGTTTCCGGCGGCCGCATTCCTACAGTCCCGCTTCGGCTCAGAACTTCCAGGTAAAGAATAAAAAGTGATCCATAAAGGTTGATCAATAAATGGATCGCTTCCCCGCGTGCGTTTCAAGTGCAATCATGTGATTACTTTCTGTTCAAGTCGAGTTAATGTTGGTAGAACAGTAGTACTATCAGTAACAGTAGTATCAGTAGTAGTAACAGCTGTAGTATCTACTATCGGTAGGTACTTGGGGTCGGTCTCTggctttggggggggggggcagccaGCAATGAAGTCCTCAGTTTATTTTGGTAAAAGTAAAAGCTGCGTTTGTGTCAGAAATAAAAACGTTTCTGttgtgaagaaaagaaaaacaaaaatagcagAAATGACCAGTCACTTTAcagtttgtttcctcaagggGACAATAcgtaatattttatttgtatttgtgatgaaccacatttcattttttctgttccaTATCAAAAGTCAACGTTGTTTTACATGGTTCATCAATACaagttttatttctctgattCATTGAGAACAGAAGAGccgtgtgtttgtttttgtgtgtttcagtctggaTCTTCAGATGCTCCAGTGGAGAAATATTTCAGCCCGTCAATGTTGCAGGATCCCTGGGCAGCTCTTCAGCCCGTCACGGCCGCAGACGCAGCTGCAGCCAGACACGCAACATGACAGCAAAcatacagcaacagcagccacagatagaaaacaacaaacaactgCAGCCAGACACCGACCTTTGCAccctgaaacaaacaacagtaaacaacaacaatgtcCTGACAGGAAACAACAAATAACGAGGAAACCTAAGAACATAATAGAACGGCTACATCCTGACATCTGGAcaggaaacaacaaacaaacagcaacatcagGAGTAAACAGAGCACCTTCTGTCACCAGCAGTCTGTATTTGCCGGCAGTTTCACATCAGCATTCAGTGATCTCAGGGATCAATCACTTTGAATTGATGTCTTTCAGAGTGACTGATGATGATGGCAGtttttatcaaaatgtt from Mastacembelus armatus chromosome 17, fMasArm1.2, whole genome shotgun sequence encodes the following:
- the impa1 gene encoding inositol monophosphatase 1, which translates into the protein MADLWQNAMDHAVAIARKAGEVVREALGDDRKVTLKSSSVDLVTQTDQQVEKLIIQSVKDKFPTHRFIGEESVAAGEACDLTDSPTWIIDPIDGTTNFVHAFPFVAVSIGFSVNKQMEFGVVYSCLEDKMFTARRGKGAFCNGEPLQVSNQKDIEQSIIATEFGSSRDPDTVDKIFSSLRNILCIPVHGVRSAGSAAINMCLVASGCVDAYYEIGIHVWDIAAGALIVSEAGGVLMDVEGGGVDLLSRRIIAANSRTIAERVVKEIDAFSPPRDDLPPSKV